One Burkholderia sp. 9120 genomic window, CCCTCGGGTCGGGTGCCGACGCTGGTGGTCGACGGCGTGCCGCGTCACGAATCGGCTGCACTGCTGATGCTGCTCGCCGAACGCCATCCCGAAGCCGGCTTCGCGCCCGCGCCCGGTTCCGCCGACCGCGCCGAGTGGTTCGAAACGATGATCTTTCTCGCCAACACGGTGCTGCCCGCCATGCGCGACTGGTTTTACGCGGAGGTCGACGGCGACGCGGCCGGCGCCGACGCAGTGCGCGCGCTCGCGGAGCGACGACTCGTTGAAGCGTGGGACCGGCTCGACGCGCAACTCGCCGACAAGCCGGGTTACCTGATCGGCGGCAAGCTCAGCACGGTGGATTTGATGGCGCTCATGCTGATGCGCTGGACCCGCAATCAGCCGCGACCGGCGACCGGTTGGCCGCATCTCGCCGGCTATATCCACCAACTGCGCGCGCTACCGTCGTTTATCGAATTGAATACGCGCGAAGGGTTGACCGAGTGGCTTAACCCGAACGATTGACCGGCACGGCGGGCCAGGCTTCAGCCCTGCCGCCTGCCGATCACCACGACGCCGCGCGACAACCCGCTCACGTTATCGACCGCGAGCGCCGCCGCGTACAACTGCGCCACCGGCACCCACACCGCCGGGTACTTGTAGCGCGCTACATCGAGCAGCAAGGCGCTGTCGCTCGCCGCGTCGTACGCAGCAAGCGGCGACCAGTGTCCGCCACCGGTTTCGCCGATCTCGACACGCCGGAAATTCAACAGCGCGAAACGATCGCCGTGGCGCGTGGTCTCGCGAATCAGATCGCGAAACTGCGCCAGCGTGAGGTCCGCCGCGTGGTAAGGCTGCACCGCGACCGGAAATGCCTGCAAGGCTGCGCCGAGCTGGTCGAGCGTCATGCCCTCGTGAGAAACGCGCGCCGCGTTGGCCACTTGCGGATCGACGCCGCGAAAGAAATCTTCCTGCGAGAAATACGGAAAGTCCGGATAGAGCGTCGAGGCGGGCCGGCGAATACCCAATGCGTTGAGCGCCATTACCGACGTCGCGACCGAGCAATACGCTTCGTTGCGCTGGGTTTCGAAATACTGCGAGAGCGGCCAGTACGACTGATTGGCCGCGGCGCCGATCAGGCGCTTCTGGCCGGCCGGCTGCGCCAGGGCGACGAGGTTGGGTGGCACGGGCAGCGGGCCATCGGCGGACTTCGCATTGATGGGCGGCGTTTGAGCTGAGGGCTGCGCAACGGGCTTCTGCGTGGCGGTTTGAATGGCGACCGGATTCGCGGTCTGACTCGCGGTCTCACTTGCCGTCTGACTGGTCGCTACCGGCGCCGGTGCGCAGGCTGCGAGTGCCGCCGTCATCAGCAGCGCGGCAATCCACGCGGGCCGACCGGCGCGCCCAACGGTACGCTTCAAGGAGTATCTGGACATGGATCCTTCCGCTGCGGATGAACTCGGAACGACTGCGCCGCCGATGCATCTCGACAGGCACGGCCAGGCTCCGGTTTTGTAACACGAAACGAAACTGCGCGTGAATCGCGGTACAGCCTTGGCGTCGCGCCTTACGCAAGCATCAACGGCGCGCTGCCCGGCCGTATCCAGTTCAACGGCCAAGTGCGGTAAGATCCGTCGCCATCGAAATCAATCCAACGGAATCAACAGCTTGAGCATGACTATCCCGTCACCTTGCGTCGACGTCTGCAGACTCGACGGCGCAACCGGCTTCTGCATCGGATGCCTGCGCACACGCGACGAAATTCGCGGGTGGAAAACCATGACCGACGACCTGCGCGTGCAGGTGATCGCTCAGAAAACCCACCGGGAAGTGACAGCGAAAGCGCAGATTCACGGACCTCGTGCGGCGATGCAAACGTCCTGAACGTGCTGATCGGCAGCGCTTATTCAGGCGGCACCGCGAACGCGAAACTGTTTTTGCCGCTGCGCTTGACGTGGTACATCGCTTCGTCGGCGGCGGCAACCAGCCGCTGATAATCGTCGACGAGATCGGGAAAGCTCGCAATGCCGACGCTGGCGCTGACCGAGCCGATGCCCATCTGCGTATCGGTCTCGACCACGCAGGCAATCAGCCGCTGGGCGATCTCGCCTAGTTCAGCGGCCTTCGAAAACTCCCGCACCAGCACCGCGAACTCGTCGCCGCCGATCCGCGCGACGACGTCGCCTTTACGCACCGAGACGCGAAAGCGCCGCGACACCGCGATCAGGAATTCATCGCCGACGCGATGGCCGAGCGAGTCGTTGATCTGCTTGAAACCGTCGAGGTCCAGATACAGCACCGCGATCTTGTACGGCGGCGGCGTTGCAAGGTCGCTGCGGCGGGCGATCGCATGCCAGTTTTCCGCGGCGTCTTCGAGCGTGGCGAACAGCTTGCGGCGGTTCGGCAGCCCGGTCATCGGATCGTGCAAGGCCGCCTGCTCGAACTCCTGCGATTGCCCCACCAGTTGACGGTTGCGTTTGGCGTACAAACCCAGCGCCGCGAGCAGCAGGCAAAACAGCAACGCGGCCAGCGCGATCAGCAGATTCGCGACATGCGCGATCCGCAGCCGCACGTCGGCGCTGTCGACATCGTGTTGAGCACGCCAGTAGGCGGACACCGTGGCGAGCCATGTGTCGATGCCGTTCAGCGGCGCGTCGGGCGCGAGCGCCGCGGGTGGTATGCGTGGCGCGGGAATCGGGCTGGCATTGACGAGCGCCGCGAGCGAATCGAGGCGCTGCGATAGCTCGACGCGCGCGATCTTGACGCCCTGGGCCGTGCGCTGGCTATTGCCGGGCGCCTGCTGCCACACGCCGACGACCGCACGCGCGCCTTCCGCGCGATGCACCGCGTCGAGCACGAGTCCGGCGTAGTCCTGTTTCAACTGGTCTGAGAAGATCGTTCTGATCTGCAGCGCGAGATACAGCAGGCCGATCAGCAGACATAGCAGCGATACGGCGGCCAGCATGGCCGGCGCCGGCCCGAAGCGGGTCGCGAAAGCGCGTTCCGTGCGGCCGCGCCAGGAGCGATGCCGCTCACGGATGGGAGTAGATGTCTTGTTGACTTGCGTTGCCATGCTGCCGATAGCTCACACGATGGAAGAACTGCCCCATGCGGGCGAACAGGCTTTTGTGTCGGTTGTTCGCGGCGTGGCGCTCGGAAGGGGAAGCGGCGCGCGCGTCGGTGGACCGTGGGTCTTTGGCGGGCCTGGCGGCGGTGAATTGTTGAATTGGCGAATCGGTTGCGGCCGTTGACCGGCGGTTCGCTGACGATGACGATGCGATCGGCGTGGCGTCTGTTGCATCAGTGGCGCGAGCGAGTTCCGGGTCCGGCGTGGACGGTCGTGCTACCTGACCGGACCACGACGCCAGGCGGCCACCCTGCTCGGCCTGTTGTTCCGCCTGTGCTTCG contains:
- a CDS encoding glutathione S-transferase family protein, which gives rise to MPYVLYYSPGAASMAVHWMLIELGVAFEARLVDIDIGKQREPDYLRLNPSGRVPTLVVDGVPRHESAALLMLLAERHPEAGFAPAPGSADRAEWFETMIFLANTVLPAMRDWFYAEVDGDAAGADAVRALAERRLVEAWDRLDAQLADKPGYLIGGKLSTVDLMALMLMRWTRNQPRPATGWPHLAGYIHQLRALPSFIELNTREGLTEWLNPND
- a CDS encoding phytochelatin synthase family protein codes for the protein MSRYSLKRTVGRAGRPAWIAALLMTAALAACAPAPVATSQTASETASQTANPVAIQTATQKPVAQPSAQTPPINAKSADGPLPVPPNLVALAQPAGQKRLIGAAANQSYWPLSQYFETQRNEAYCSVATSVMALNALGIRRPASTLYPDFPYFSQEDFFRGVDPQVANAARVSHEGMTLDQLGAALQAFPVAVQPYHAADLTLAQFRDLIRETTRHGDRFALLNFRRVEIGETGGGHWSPLAAYDAASDSALLLDVARYKYPAVWVPVAQLYAAALAVDNVSGLSRGVVVIGRRQG
- a CDS encoding DUF1289 domain-containing protein; the encoded protein is MTIPSPCVDVCRLDGATGFCIGCLRTRDEIRGWKTMTDDLRVQVIAQKTHREVTAKAQIHGPRAAMQTS
- a CDS encoding GGDEF domain-containing protein, whose translation is MLAAVSLLCLLIGLLYLALQIRTIFSDQLKQDYAGLVLDAVHRAEGARAVVGVWQQAPGNSQRTAQGVKIARVELSQRLDSLAALVNASPIPAPRIPPAALAPDAPLNGIDTWLATVSAYWRAQHDVDSADVRLRIAHVANLLIALAALLFCLLLAALGLYAKRNRQLVGQSQEFEQAALHDPMTGLPNRRKLFATLEDAAENWHAIARRSDLATPPPYKIAVLYLDLDGFKQINDSLGHRVGDEFLIAVSRRFRVSVRKGDVVARIGGDEFAVLVREFSKAAELGEIAQRLIACVVETDTQMGIGSVSASVGIASFPDLVDDYQRLVAAADEAMYHVKRSGKNSFAFAVPPE